Proteins encoded in a region of the Onychostoma macrolepis isolate SWU-2019 chromosome 20, ASM1243209v1, whole genome shotgun sequence genome:
- the LOC131527187 gene encoding cytochrome c oxidase subunit 7A2, mitochondrial, with product MFRHFLTLQQVSRRQISSTVRRQLVNKVPDKQKLFQEANGMPVHLKGGVGDAVLYRATMGLTVLGTAFVIFELVKAALPQKD from the exons ATGTTTCGACACTTTCTG ACTCTGCAGCAGGTTTCCAGACGGCAGATCTCCAGCACCGTCCGCAGGCAGCTGGTCAACAAGGTGCCAGACAAACAGAAACTCTTTCAG GAGGCTAATGGGATGCCAGTTCATCTGAAGGGAGGAGTCGGTGATGCTGTTCTTTACCGTGCAACTATGGGTCTCACAGTGCTAG GAACTGCATTTGTCATATTTGAACTAGTAAAGGCAGCTCTCCCTCAGAAGGACTGA